One window from the genome of Garra rufa chromosome 1, GarRuf1.0, whole genome shotgun sequence encodes:
- the LOC141320023 gene encoding uncharacterized protein → MANTHLITKLNVSTSKDEEEILGANGYQLINSDLNEGTGKNRIFLWYKKECGIKPITRIQFSFNAQMESGLADAGYELVNKDLNAGAGVNSIFLWYFYGSTESDIPIVNLEVSKDAKEEPALLKDGWERLGCDLNRRVGGKYIYLWVKRETPSYICEIAATVDFSSDKQKFDLGFTRVDEDTNRGAGGNYVFLWYRRSTDKSKALTALNASISFQENIKLQNEDFKKLSVDLNSGTQGKEVYVWYLTEGCESQIKNMVLLINSAAWTVYQKAGINFVDKNLNEGNKGQKMYLAYQ, encoded by the coding sequence ATGGCAAATACACATCTAATAACAAAGCTCAACGTCTCCACCTCTAAAGATGAGGAGGAAATACTTGGAGCTAATGGTTATCAGCTCATCAATTCTGACCTCAATGAAGGAACCGGTAAAAACCGGATCTTTCTTTGGTACAAGAAAGAGTGTGGCATTAAACCAATAACCAGGATCCAGTTTTCTTTTAATGCCCAAATGGAATCTGGTCTGGCTGATGCTGGGTATGAACTGGTGAACAAGGATCTGAATGCAGGAGCTGGAGTAAATAGCATCTTTCTGTGGTACTTCTATGGCAGCACTGAATCTGACATACCGATTGTGAACCTCGAGGTGAGCAaagatgccaaagaagaacctgCTCTTCTGAAGGATGGCTGGGAGAGACTGGGCTGTGATCTGAACCGTAGGGTGGGAGGAAAGTACATTTACCTGTGGGTGAAGAGAGAGACGCCGAGCTACATCTGTGAGATCGCAGCAACTGTTGACTTCTCTTCAGACAAGCAAAAGTTTGATCTGGGCTTCACCCGTGTGGATGAAGACACCAATCGTGGCGCCGGTGGAAACTACGTCTTCCTCTGGTATCGCCGCTCAACTGATAAGAGCAAAGCTCTcactgctcttaatgcatccatCAGCTTCCAGGAAAACATAAAGCTTCAGAATGAAGACTTCAAAAAGCTCAGCGTTGATCTCAACTCTGGAACCCAGGGAAAGGAGGTCTACGTGTGGTACCTGACTGAAGGATGTGAATCACAGATCAAAAACATGGTTCTGCTGATCAACTCTGCGGCCTGGACCGTGTATCAGAAAGCTGGCATCAACTTTGTCGACAAAAATCTGAATGAGGGCAACAAGGGCCAGAAAATGTATTTGGCATACCAGTAG